The Cynocephalus volans isolate mCynVol1 chromosome 16, mCynVol1.pri, whole genome shotgun sequence DNA segment CTCTGATGTTTCAGAAAGACCATGCTTCGTGTCAAGGGGTTTTTCCTGGAATAAACTTCAGACTGTTATCTTGTGTCATGGCCTCACTCTCATCACTTAACTTCACTTGCTTTTAGAGTCCTTAATCAAGTAATTGGTGTTCATTGTCTCCAGTTAACAGAAGTCATTTTGCCATTTACACCACTGATTTCTGCACCTTTTCTCCACTCAGCCTCTCCTCCCCATACTCATTCACACTCCAGTCCACCCTGTAGGGCTGAGAGCAACTTTTTAACCTCAACTAGGAaggaaacactttttttcctgaaatcatCGAGCAGCAAGGAGGCTCCCGGGCAGGTGGGAAACTGCACTGTACAAGTGTCCTCTGTCTGCCTGGTGCACGGTGGCTGTAAGCTGCCAGGGCCACGATGGGCTTTCAATATGGGAATATTATATCTGAACCGACAGATAAAGTCCCGAGTGGAGCGCACAGAATTACAGAGGAGGGTCGGAGCCAGGGGAAGGAGCGAGGATGCTGCGGGCAGCCAACAGTGCCCCGCTGGGTGCCGAGGGCAGGCTCTGCTCCTTCTCTCCGCCTTGGGGTGGGACCCCGAGAACTTCCCAGGGAAGCAGAAGGGTTTCACCGCCACGGAAGGTGGGAGAGCGCACTTGGGCAGGAGACGCCATCCTGGGCGGCACTCGGGGCGCGGAGCAGGACCGGGCCTGGCGGTGCGGCAGCTGAGCGCAATGGCACGGGGCGCTGGGGAAGGGGAAGCAGGGTGCCCCTGCGCGCGCTGCGGGCGAGCGTGTGGCCCGCGGGGGTGCGCGGCCTGGAAGCTCGGGGCGAGCACGGCGTGCGACCGCGCCGCTGGCAGCCCGTGAGGGCGCGCCGGCGGATGGTCGCGGGCGCCGAGGGGCCGCCGCTGGTAGGTCCGAAGGGATGCGCCTGGCCGTGCGGGGCCGGGCCGCCGACCCCCAGCATTCCCGGGCGGCGAGCCAGGCCGCAGCCCGGCCCGCGGCTGACGGGCGACCCACCCCTGCCGCTCCCTCAACGCCCAGCTCCAGGACTCGGGGTCCCGCCCAGTCACCTACCGGCCGAGCGCCGATCTCCCCAACCAAGCGAGTGTAACGCTCCGCTCGCTGGTGATCTCCCGCCGCCGGCCGCCGACCGCCGCTCTCCGACACCACGCTCGCCCCGCCCCGGGCCCCGCCCCCTAACCGCCTTCACGGCCGCCCCGggccacgccccccccccccccccccccggcggCAGCAATTTCGCCTCGCTTGGCGCCTCCTTTCTGTGGCCGCACCACGACCCTTGCCCCGCCCACCCCTCCAAGCTAGCCAATGAGACGACCCGTCCTGGCTAGCCGTCATCCCGATCCTTAGCAACGATTGGTTAAGGAGGACTGGTTTCCAGAAATGGTCACTATTTCCGGACAAGGTTTCTAGAGAAGATTGCCGGGTGGACAGATTGACAGAAGGAGGAGGTGGTTGGCGTGCTCGTGTAACCACACATGCGCGCTCAGCTTCTGGCCGTCTTTTTACCGGTTGCGTTCTTCTTGAGGTTACGGGAAGGAAGGGCACATGTGCGCATGCGTGGGCACTCCCGCTCACTTCGGTTACCTTGGGGACGGCGAGGCTCTGTCCCGCCTGGGTCGCGTTCTGCTTCCACTCTGCTCCCAGACTTTGGCGGCCGAGGCGGGGAGGTGGGGTTGGAAAcacttttattgagcacttagtgtGTGCCTGGCGCTGTAGAGTCCAGGAGGATGATTAAGAAGGTTCCAGTGCCTGCCCTCGAGAACTGGGGAGCCAAGGGTCTACACAGGGAAGACCTATGTGTTGAAACCCAGCTCTAAAGAGTGCCTCGTGCCACCCCTTTCCGCCGCCGGAGGAGCAGCGTGGTGCCAGCACTGTGCGAAGATTCTTCTTGCTGGGTTTAGAGACTACAGAGCCTGAGAGAAGGCCGGACCTTTGCATAAGCAAAGAAAGGACCTAGAGTTTGAATATGACCCGAGCTGTCAACAGTGCTTTCGGAATGGGGGCGGGGTTAGTAGAGAAGGtatgggtatttttttctttccaagtttttgcttatctgtattttctagtGTTTTTACAGTGAGCTTGTATTTttattggtaa contains these protein-coding regions:
- the LOC134365071 gene encoding WAS/WASL-interacting protein family member 1-like, with the protein product MGFQYGNIISEPTDKVPSGAHRITEEGRSQGKERGCCGQPTVPRWVPRAGSAPSLRLGVGPRELPREAEGFHRHGRWESALGQETPSWAALGARSRTGPGGAAAERNGTGRWGRGSRVPLRALRASVWPAGVRGLEARGEHGVRPRRWQPVRARRRMVAGAEGPPLVGPKGCAWPCGAGPPTPSIPGRRARPQPGPRLTGDPPLPLPQRPAPGLGVPPSHLPAERRSPQPSECNAPLAGDLPPPAADRRSPTPRSPRPGPRPLTAFTAAPGHAPPPPPPGGSNFASLGASFLWPHHDPCPAHPSKLANETTRPG